A part of Tessaracoccus timonensis genomic DNA contains:
- a CDS encoding polyribonucleotide nucleotidyltransferase, with protein sequence MTGIEYTEAVIDNGSYGKHVVRFESGQLAQQADGSAAVYIDDDTMLLASTCAQKTPRDAIDFFPLTVDIEERMYAAGKIPGSFFRREGRPGEAAILAARLIDRPLRPAFVKGLRNEVQVIVTVMALNPDVYYDVVAINAASMATQLAGLPFSGPIGGVRVALIDDTWVCFPTVEQVQKSTFQMVVAGRVLDDGDVAIMMVEAGGTDATWELVRGGKTAPTEEVVGQGLEAAKPFIKTLCDAQAELAAKLPKETYDFPVFLDYQDDVYAAVEELAKDRIAEAMTIPGKQERDDATHAIRQDVQEQLAEKFEDRENEIAAALKAITKKIVRHRTLTEGVRIDGRGVTDIRALSAEVAVVPRVHGSALFQRGETQILGVSTLNMLDMEQKIDTLSPEHTKRYMHNYNFPPYSTGETGRVGSPKRREVGHGALAERALVPVLPTREEFPYAIRQVSEALGSNGSTSMGSVCASTMSLLNAGVPLRAAVAGIAMGLMSEELDGETHYVALTDILGVEDALGDMDFKVAGTRDFVTALQLDTKLNGIPASELQKALLQARDARHTLLDVMGEAIDVPDEMSPYAPRIVAIKVPVDKIGEVIGPKGKMINQIQDETGANISIEDDGTVYVGAEDGAAADAAIAQINAIANPHMPEKGERFLGTVVKTTTFGAFVSLLPGKDGLLHISKLRALAGGKRVENVDDVVSVGQKLQVEISDIDDRGKLSLVPVIEEEGKQEERSEEE encoded by the coding sequence GTGACAGGAATTGAATACACCGAGGCCGTGATCGACAACGGCTCGTACGGCAAACATGTCGTGCGCTTCGAATCGGGCCAGCTCGCGCAGCAGGCCGACGGCTCCGCTGCCGTCTACATCGACGACGACACCATGCTGCTCGCTTCTACGTGTGCGCAAAAGACGCCGCGTGACGCGATCGATTTCTTCCCGCTCACCGTTGACATCGAAGAGCGCATGTACGCGGCCGGTAAAATCCCCGGCTCTTTCTTCCGACGCGAGGGTCGCCCGGGCGAAGCCGCCATTTTGGCCGCCCGCCTCATCGACCGCCCGCTGCGCCCCGCATTCGTCAAGGGTCTGCGCAACGAAGTGCAGGTCATTGTCACCGTCATGGCGCTGAACCCCGACGTGTACTACGACGTCGTCGCCATCAACGCCGCATCTATGGCCACCCAGCTGGCTGGTCTGCCGTTCTCCGGCCCCATCGGCGGTGTGCGCGTCGCCCTCATCGACGACACCTGGGTGTGTTTCCCCACTGTCGAGCAGGTGCAGAAGTCGACCTTCCAGATGGTGGTTGCCGGACGCGTCCTCGACGACGGCGACGTCGCCATCATGATGGTGGAAGCCGGCGGCACGGACGCCACTTGGGAGCTCGTGCGCGGTGGCAAGACCGCCCCGACTGAGGAGGTCGTTGGGCAGGGCCTCGAGGCCGCAAAGCCGTTCATCAAGACGCTGTGCGACGCCCAGGCTGAGCTCGCTGCCAAGCTGCCGAAGGAAACCTACGACTTCCCGGTCTTCCTCGATTACCAGGACGACGTGTACGCCGCCGTCGAGGAGCTCGCGAAGGATCGCATCGCTGAGGCGATGACCATCCCCGGCAAGCAGGAGCGCGACGACGCCACGCACGCCATCCGCCAGGATGTGCAGGAGCAGCTCGCTGAGAAGTTCGAAGACCGCGAGAACGAGATCGCCGCTGCGCTGAAGGCCATCACGAAGAAGATCGTCCGTCACCGCACGCTCACCGAAGGCGTGCGTATCGACGGGCGCGGCGTCACCGATATCCGTGCGCTGTCCGCCGAGGTCGCTGTCGTGCCGCGCGTGCACGGCTCGGCGCTGTTCCAGCGCGGCGAGACGCAGATCCTCGGTGTGTCGACGCTGAACATGCTGGACATGGAGCAGAAGATCGACACGCTCTCGCCCGAGCACACCAAGCGCTACATGCACAACTACAACTTCCCGCCGTACTCCACGGGCGAGACGGGGCGCGTCGGCTCGCCGAAGCGTCGCGAGGTCGGCCACGGCGCGCTCGCCGAGCGTGCGCTCGTGCCGGTGCTGCCCACGCGCGAGGAGTTCCCCTACGCTATCCGCCAGGTCTCCGAGGCGCTGGGCTCGAACGGCTCCACGTCGATGGGCTCGGTGTGTGCCTCGACGATGTCGCTGCTGAACGCCGGTGTGCCGCTGCGCGCCGCCGTCGCGGGTATCGCCATGGGCCTCATGAGCGAGGAACTCGACGGCGAGACGCACTACGTCGCCCTCACCGACATCCTTGGTGTGGAAGACGCCCTGGGTGACATGGACTTCAAGGTGGCCGGCACCCGCGACTTCGTCACGGCGCTCCAGCTGGACACCAAGCTCAACGGCATTCCCGCCAGCGAGCTGCAGAAGGCGCTGCTGCAGGCCCGCGACGCGCGCCACACGCTGCTCGACGTGATGGGCGAGGCCATCGATGTACCCGACGAAATGAGCCCCTACGCGCCGCGTATCGTCGCGATCAAGGTGCCCGTCGACAAGATCGGTGAGGTCATCGGCCCCAAGGGCAAGATGATCAACCAGATTCAGGACGAGACCGGCGCCAACATCTCGATCGAAGACGACGGCACCGTCTACGTGGGCGCGGAGGACGGTGCAGCCGCCGACGCGGCCATCGCCCAGATCAACGCCATCGCCAACCCGCACATGCCGGAGAAGGGTGAGCGCTTCCTCGGTACCGTCGTGAAGACCACCACCTTCGGTGCCTTCGTGTCGTTGTTGCCTGGCAAGGACGGCCTGCTGCACATCTCGAAGCTGCGCGCACTCGCCGGCGGTAAGCGCGTCGAGAATGTCGACGATGTGGTCAGCGTTGGCCAGAAGCTCCAGGTGGAGATCTCCGACATCGACGATCGCGGCAAGCTCTCGCTCGTCCCCGTCATCGAGGAAGAAGGGAAGCAGGAGGAGCGCTCCGAGGAGGAGTGA